In Zingiber officinale cultivar Zhangliang chromosome 1A, Zo_v1.1, whole genome shotgun sequence, a genomic segment contains:
- the LOC122012578 gene encoding flavin-containing monooxygenase FMO GS-OX-like 8, which produces MEEWKRKQLHSHVYRVPEPFQDEVVVVVGGSISGPEIALELLHVAKEVHISTKHVEIPHKLVKPVSKYAHLLWHQEPDSETHLLTIQFKWNGILKSVSTSLVGVSLEFEIAIYTIFSSTESITMLF; this is translated from the exons ATGGAGGAGTGGAAGAGGAAGCAACTTCATAGCCATGTCTACAGAGTCCCAGAGCCATTCCAAGATGAG GTGGTAGTGGTCGTTGGTGGCTCAATCAGTGGACCAGAGATTGCTCTGGAGCTTCTTCATGTTGCCAAAGAAGTCCATATAAGTACTAAACACGTCGAAATCCCTCATAAATTAGTGAAGCCTGTGTCCAAATATGCACATCTGCTCTGGCACCAAGAG CCAGACTCCGAGACTCACCTGCTAACTATCCAATTCAAATGGAACGGCATCTTGAAGTCCGTCTCCACTTCTCTAGTTGGAGTGAGCCTGGAATTTGAAATTGCAATCTACACTATTTTTTCGTCGACGGAGTCGATAACCATGTTGTTCTAG
- the LOC122007139 gene encoding flavin-containing monooxygenase FMO GS-OX-like 8, whose product MPKKLVSAINDHMIHTTAVVVLEQNHDLGGQWLYQDTGSGAATVHSSVYASLHLNTPRIYTEFSDFMFTPVEGRDSRNFPGHREFFLYLKDFARCFGLNELIRFNTEVVHVGMAAATGKWIVRSRDRRTDDGEFMEEIFDAVVVATGHFSLPRLPKI is encoded by the coding sequence ATGCCAAAGAAACTCGTATCGGCCATCAACGATCATATGATTCATACCACCGCCGTCGTCGTGCTGGAGCAGAACCACGACCTCGGCGGCCAGTGGCTCTACCAAGACACTGGCTCCGGCGCTGCCACAGTCCACAGCAGCGTCTACGCCTCCTTGCACCTCAACACGCCCAGAATTTACACAGAGTTCAGCGACTTCATGTTCACTCCCGTCGAAGGAAGAGACTCCAGGAACTTCCCCGGCCACCGCGAGTTCTTCCTCTACCTCAAAGACTTCGCCCGGTGTTTCGGGTTGAACGAACTCATCAGGTTCAACACAGAAGTAGTCCACGTCGGCATGGCGGCAGCAACTGGCAAATGGATTGTGAGATCAAGGGACAGGAGAACTGATGACGGTGAGTTCATGGAAGAGATCTTTGATGCGGTTGTCGTCGCCACCGGCCATTTCTCTCTACCCAGGCTCCCAAAAATCTAG